A DNA window from Hordeum vulgare subsp. vulgare chromosome 1H, MorexV3_pseudomolecules_assembly, whole genome shotgun sequence contains the following coding sequences:
- the LOC123408314 gene encoding uncharacterized protein LOC123408314: protein MRCCSHLVQTYLDKKSVVAARGNLHRELDVVAPRFAEAAGRHRLCFVWRDVGTPSVLLRVEDTRMADGIRRTCAVLCNAAGLLRVASEGEGGGDGAMGCQLRHMSDACMAVFEALMLAHALECYFELAVAPRTFSHEATVPEVFHLSHAEVSSPASPLCVPVSPCRTRMQSPHL from the exons ATGCGCTGCTGCAGCCACCTCGTCCAGACCTACTTGGACAAGAAGAGTGTCGTGGCCGCACGTGGGAACCTACACCGCGAGCTCGACGTCGTCGCCCCGCGCTTCGCCGAGGCGGCCGGACGCCATCGGCTCTGCTTCGTGTGGCGGGACGTCGGGACGCCATCGGTTCTGCTTCGCGTAGAGGACACACGCATGGCCGACGGGATACGACGCACGTGCGCCGTGCTCTGCAATGCGGCAGGCCTGCTGAGGGTAGCGTCGGAGGGGGAAGGGGGAGGAGACGGAGCGATGGGTTGTCAGCTGCGGCACATGTCTGATGCGTGCATGGCGGTGTTTGAGGCGTTGATGCTCGCGCATGCCCTTGAGTGCTacttcgagctcgccgtcgcgccAAGAACCTTCAGTCATGAGGCCACCGTGCCGGAGGTCTTCCATCTCAG CCATGCAGAAGTGTCATCACCTGCATCTCCTCTTTGTGTTCCCGTCTCTCCATGCCGCACGAGGATGCAGTCACCACATCTATGA